The proteins below come from a single Serratia ficaria genomic window:
- a CDS encoding tyrosine-type DNA invertase, with amino-acid sequence MSNRKHLTPSEVERLLEVTLQGKNPERDYCLIYMCFIHGCRASEIGGWRLSDIDLEGGNIYVHRLKNGFSTVHPLYLRERQCLRRWLDKRKQHRGADGEWLFLSNRGGRLSRQRIYWLIRNYSKEAGLEVNAHPHMLRHGCGFALADKGIDTRLIQDYLGHRNIQNTVIYTASNAQRFKEIW; translated from the coding sequence ATGTCCAATCGTAAACATCTGACGCCTTCCGAAGTGGAGCGGCTGCTTGAGGTTACGCTGCAAGGAAAGAATCCAGAACGCGATTATTGTTTGATTTACATGTGTTTTATTCATGGCTGCCGCGCAAGTGAGATCGGCGGATGGCGTTTGTCGGATATCGATCTTGAAGGCGGCAATATTTATGTTCACCGCTTGAAAAACGGTTTTTCCACCGTGCATCCGTTATATCTGCGCGAAAGGCAGTGCCTGCGGCGTTGGCTGGATAAACGTAAACAGCATCGTGGGGCCGATGGGGAATGGTTATTCCTCTCAAACCGCGGCGGACGTTTGTCGCGGCAGCGCATTTACTGGCTGATTCGCAATTACAGCAAGGAAGCCGGGCTGGAGGTCAATGCGCATCCGCATATGCTGCGCCACGGCTGTGGGTTCGCCCTGGCGGACAAAGGCATTGATACGCGGTTGATTCAGGATTATCTGGGGCATAGGAATATTCAGAATACCGTTATTTATACCGCCAGCAACGCTCAGAGGTTTAAGGAAATCTGGTAA
- a CDS encoding acyl carrier protein, with the protein MEKYRMLYEKVCALLYEARELEPASLSADISLLQLGLDSLDYVELMLLAKREFGIALNAELFLEQPDMTLGELCRYMALQ; encoded by the coding sequence ATGGAAAAGTATCGAATGCTGTATGAAAAAGTTTGCGCGCTGCTGTATGAGGCCAGAGAACTGGAGCCGGCCTCGCTGTCGGCGGATATATCGCTGCTGCAGCTGGGTCTGGATAGCCTGGATTATGTGGAGCTGATGTTATTGGCCAAACGAGAGTTTGGCATTGCGTTAAACGCCGAGCTGTTTCTCGAGCAGCCGGATATGACATTGGGCGAACTGTGCCGTTACATGGCCCTGCAATAA
- a CDS encoding beta-ketoacyl-[acyl-carrier-protein] synthase family protein, with amino-acid sequence MNKQMQPKRVVVTGYGAVTALGMNVQQNWQAMMEYRLAYRYHDKSAAGIRARFFALMDQEPPLEGVAQSLRRRLPRFARLALAAASEAVEMAFPPTAVGPTEVYPALECGVIIGSGWGGQDEASLNNADYLQSGLGRLFGAFHSMPNIATAICSQRWCLRGYQNSPAAACASGSIAIGDAFEIIRWGRASMMLAGGAESLSGNGAIWNIDVLRMLTHEQQDITKASCPFSRDRNGFVLAEGAAVLCLEEREAAVARGATILGEIKGYGSCSDAFDLTAPAEDKQARVHSIRRALRQAGLRSHQIDYINAHGTSTPLNDLNETEAIKLALGRDAYRTPLSSTKSFTGHLIGASGSFESIICLLALQQQIMPATCHLHEADPACDLDYISQGHRPGRLRNVMNLSFGFGGANAALVFGKHEIDNQE; translated from the coding sequence ATGAATAAGCAAATGCAGCCGAAACGGGTGGTGGTGACCGGCTACGGCGCGGTCACGGCCCTGGGCATGAATGTGCAGCAAAACTGGCAGGCGATGATGGAATATCGTCTGGCGTACCGTTATCACGATAAATCGGCGGCGGGGATCCGCGCGCGTTTTTTTGCGCTGATGGATCAGGAACCGCCCCTGGAGGGGGTTGCGCAATCCCTCCGCCGCCGGCTGCCGCGCTTTGCCCGATTGGCGTTGGCCGCGGCGAGCGAGGCAGTCGAGATGGCGTTTCCCCCGACGGCGGTTGGGCCGACCGAGGTTTACCCTGCGCTGGAGTGCGGCGTCATTATCGGCAGCGGGTGGGGGGGGCAGGACGAAGCGTCGCTCAATAATGCGGATTACCTGCAATCCGGATTGGGTCGCCTGTTTGGCGCTTTCCACTCGATGCCCAATATTGCGACGGCGATCTGCAGCCAGCGCTGGTGTTTACGCGGATACCAGAATTCGCCGGCGGCGGCCTGCGCGAGCGGCAGTATCGCCATTGGCGACGCGTTCGAGATTATCCGCTGGGGGCGGGCCTCGATGATGCTGGCCGGCGGCGCAGAGTCGCTGAGCGGTAATGGCGCCATCTGGAATATTGACGTGTTGCGCATGCTGACCCATGAGCAACAGGACATCACGAAAGCCAGCTGCCCGTTCAGCCGCGATCGCAATGGCTTCGTGCTGGCGGAAGGCGCAGCGGTGCTGTGCCTGGAAGAACGTGAGGCCGCTGTGGCGCGCGGCGCGACAATACTGGGCGAAATCAAAGGCTACGGCAGCTGTTCGGATGCCTTTGATCTTACCGCGCCGGCGGAGGATAAACAGGCCAGGGTGCACAGCATACGGCGGGCGCTGAGACAGGCCGGGCTGCGCAGCCACCAGATTGACTATATCAATGCGCACGGCACTTCAACGCCGCTCAATGACCTGAACGAAACCGAGGCCATCAAGCTGGCGCTGGGCCGGGATGCCTACCGCACGCCGCTCTCCAGCACCAAATCCTTTACCGGCCATCTGATCGGCGCCTCCGGCAGCTTTGAGTCCATCATCTGCCTGTTGGCGCTGCAGCAGCAAATAATGCCGGCCACCTGCCATCTGCATGAGGCCGATCCGGCCTGCGATCTCGACTATATCAGCCAGGGGCACCGCCCCGGCCGCCTGCGGAACGTCATGAACCTCAGCTTTGGTTTTGGCGGGGCGAACGCGGCGCTGGTCTTCGGCAAACATGAGATTGATAACCAGGAGTGA
- a CDS encoding efflux transporter outer membrane subunit yields MNRGLILLLAIVMLGGCGGRSHPGAAQSQAALPQHWRLADQAGGVPRSGAAWWDNFNDPQLSALIGGVLANNQDLALAGLQLRMALLDAGLVNGNVTPDATASLSGSNSRTLRRAGRSQESYRGSLSLSYELDLWGKLARAREQAAWLAAASALDRQNTALVLIGTGARLYWQLADFNQRIDNLQAALTIAQGTLQLASARHAAGDVGQFELLQARQRLLERENQLSDLRQQREAARNALALLFGQSPLARRWERRSLVIESVAIVQRQPVAVIAQRPDVQAAERRLRAALAGAELASLSFYPTLSLNAVLDAGSQAFRQWFGDPTRSLGVALALPFIEWRKAQLTGEKALLQAQQAEIQFRDAVYRALADVDNAMAQRLDAQRQIGNQRQLLAMSRQAVFLAQRQYRAGAVSLQTLLDAQDSLLLSENALSQLQYRYLNATMQLWLALGGAAPGDRETREDHE; encoded by the coding sequence ATGAACAGAGGCTTAATTTTGCTGCTGGCCATAGTGATGCTCGGCGGCTGCGGCGGGCGCTCGCATCCAGGGGCGGCGCAATCGCAGGCGGCGTTGCCGCAGCATTGGCGACTCGCCGACCAGGCCGGCGGCGTGCCGCGCAGCGGGGCCGCATGGTGGGACAATTTCAACGATCCTCAGCTGTCGGCCTTGATTGGCGGCGTGCTGGCGAACAATCAGGATCTGGCGCTGGCCGGGCTGCAGCTGCGCATGGCCCTGCTGGATGCCGGATTAGTGAACGGCAACGTGACGCCGGACGCCACGGCGAGCCTGAGCGGCAGCAACAGCCGGACGTTACGCCGCGCCGGGCGCTCGCAGGAGAGCTATCGGGGCTCGCTGTCCCTGAGCTATGAGCTGGATCTGTGGGGCAAGCTGGCGCGCGCCCGTGAACAGGCCGCATGGCTGGCCGCGGCGTCGGCACTGGATCGGCAAAACACCGCGCTGGTGTTGATCGGCACCGGCGCCCGGCTTTATTGGCAGCTGGCGGACTTCAATCAGCGAATCGACAATCTGCAGGCGGCGCTGACGATCGCGCAAGGCACGTTGCAATTGGCGAGCGCGCGCCATGCCGCCGGCGATGTCGGCCAGTTTGAGCTGCTGCAGGCCCGGCAGCGGCTGCTGGAGCGAGAAAATCAGCTGTCCGATCTGCGGCAGCAGCGGGAGGCCGCGCGCAACGCTTTGGCGCTGCTATTCGGGCAGTCGCCGTTGGCGCGGCGTTGGGAGCGCCGTTCATTGGTTATCGAAAGCGTGGCGATCGTTCAACGTCAACCGGTGGCGGTGATTGCGCAGCGGCCGGACGTGCAGGCGGCAGAGCGCCGATTGCGCGCCGCGCTGGCGGGCGCCGAGCTGGCCAGCCTGAGTTTTTATCCGACGCTGAGTTTGAATGCCGTTCTTGATGCCGGCAGCCAGGCGTTCCGGCAATGGTTCGGCGACCCGACGCGCTCGCTGGGGGTGGCGCTGGCGCTGCCGTTTATCGAGTGGCGCAAGGCGCAGCTGACCGGTGAAAAAGCGTTGCTGCAGGCGCAGCAGGCGGAAATCCAGTTTCGCGATGCGGTCTATCGCGCCCTGGCGGACGTGGATAACGCCATGGCGCAGCGCCTGGACGCACAGCGGCAAATCGGCAATCAGCGGCAGCTGCTGGCGATGAGTCGGCAGGCGGTGTTTTTAGCCCAGCGCCAGTATCGCGCCGGCGCCGTGTCGCTGCAGACGCTGCTGGATGCCCAGGACAGCCTGCTGCTGAGCGAAAACGCGCTGTCGCAGCTGCAGTACCGCTATCTGAACGCCACCATGCAGCTTTGGCTGGCGCTGGGCGGCGCTGCCCCGGGCGATCGAGAAACAAGGGAGGATCATGAATAA
- a CDS encoding ABC transporter permease, whose translation MTVNAAAMIALDNVSRDFIAGEQKVRVLKQVSLRIGRGEMVAIVGASGSGKSTLMNIIGCLDQPSEGSVHINDVAIHRADGDRLARLRSRHIGFIFQRYQLVPYLTASENVAIPARYTAMPAAERRRRAQYLLTRLGLSSRTEHRPAQLSGGQQQRVSIARALMNGAEIILADEPTGALDSASGQDLMSILHALHAAGHTIVVVTHDRRIAEQAQRIIEIGDGRIVADRRRQARPAPPGESPPPLSSSPDRAHFWPALNAALGMAWRSLLGHRVRALLSMLGIIIGIAAVVSSIAIGEGARQNIINEISQLGTSTLEIRPGLGWDKSRPDFARSLSLRDVSLLSALPDVDSVSPVASAQVLAVRAGKQVPLPVMGVGGDYFRTQGIRLLAGSGFTRQDLDDREPVAVIDTRLRQALFAARQDPIGEILQLAGVPHRVIGVAQRRGAGYAGAQPLAWLPYGSLSARIAGDAPLESIVLRVSAGASLADAQRAATQRLMLEHGRRDFFILTDDQMTQAIQRASDSMTWLITAIAGISLLVGGVGVMNIMLVSVTERTHEIGIRLAAGARERDIMRQFLIEAVVICCLGGALGIACSALVSLALAWLAPQMVMVFTWPPLLLACGFSALIGIGFGFFPARTAARLQPVEALARE comes from the coding sequence ATGACCGTTAACGCCGCGGCGATGATTGCTCTGGATAACGTCTCCCGCGACTTTATCGCCGGTGAGCAAAAAGTGCGGGTATTGAAGCAGGTTTCTCTGCGCATCGGCCGGGGGGAAATGGTGGCGATCGTCGGCGCGTCCGGTTCCGGCAAGTCGACGCTGATGAATATCATCGGCTGCCTGGACCAGCCGAGCGAGGGGAGCGTGCACATCAACGATGTGGCGATTCATCGCGCCGACGGCGATCGGCTGGCGCGGTTGCGCAGCCGCCATATCGGTTTTATTTTTCAGCGTTATCAGCTGGTGCCGTATCTGACCGCCAGCGAGAACGTGGCCATCCCGGCGCGGTATACCGCCATGCCGGCCGCTGAGCGCCGGCGGCGAGCGCAGTATCTGCTGACCCGTCTGGGGCTGTCTTCGCGAACGGAGCACCGCCCGGCGCAGCTCTCCGGCGGGCAGCAGCAACGCGTGAGCATTGCGCGCGCGCTGATGAACGGCGCCGAAATCATATTGGCTGATGAACCCACCGGCGCATTGGACAGCGCCAGCGGCCAGGATCTGATGAGCATTTTGCATGCGCTGCACGCCGCCGGGCATACCATTGTGGTGGTGACCCACGATCGGCGGATTGCCGAACAGGCGCAGCGGATCATTGAGATCGGCGACGGGCGGATCGTCGCCGATCGCCGCAGGCAGGCCCGGCCGGCTCCGCCGGGCGAATCGCCGCCGCCGCTGTCCAGCTCGCCCGACAGGGCGCATTTTTGGCCGGCGCTGAACGCGGCCCTCGGCATGGCGTGGCGTTCCCTGCTGGGGCACCGGGTTCGGGCCCTGCTGTCGATGCTCGGCATTATCATCGGCATCGCCGCGGTGGTTTCGTCGATCGCGATCGGTGAGGGGGCCAGGCAAAATATTATCAATGAAATCAGCCAGCTTGGGACCAGCACGCTGGAAATACGCCCGGGGCTGGGTTGGGATAAATCCCGCCCGGATTTTGCCCGCTCGCTGAGCCTGCGGGACGTTTCGCTGTTATCGGCCCTGCCCGACGTCGACAGCGTATCTCCGGTCGCCAGCGCGCAGGTGCTGGCCGTGCGGGCGGGGAAGCAGGTACCGCTGCCGGTGATGGGCGTCGGCGGCGATTATTTCCGCACGCAAGGCATCCGTCTGCTCGCCGGCAGCGGCTTTACCCGGCAGGATCTGGACGATCGCGAGCCGGTGGCGGTGATCGACACCCGGCTCAGGCAGGCGCTGTTTGCCGCCCGGCAGGATCCCATCGGGGAGATCCTGCAGCTGGCGGGCGTCCCGCATCGGGTGATCGGCGTGGCGCAGCGCCGCGGGGCCGGCTATGCCGGCGCTCAGCCGCTGGCCTGGCTGCCTTATGGCTCGCTAAGCGCCCGCATCGCGGGCGACGCGCCGCTGGAGTCGATCGTGCTGCGGGTAAGCGCAGGGGCTTCCCTGGCCGATGCCCAACGCGCCGCAACGCAACGGCTGATGCTGGAACACGGCCGGCGGGATTTCTTCATCCTGACCGACGACCAGATGACCCAGGCGATACAACGCGCTTCAGATTCCATGACCTGGCTGATCACCGCGATTGCAGGCATTTCCCTGCTGGTCGGCGGGGTCGGCGTCATGAACATCATGCTGGTTTCGGTGACCGAACGCACCCATGAGATAGGCATCCGGCTGGCGGCCGGCGCCAGAGAACGCGACATCATGCGCCAGTTTCTGATCGAAGCGGTGGTGATCTGCTGCCTGGGCGGCGCGCTGGGCATTGCCTGTTCCGCCTTGGTCAGCCTGGCATTGGCCTGGCTGGCGCCGCAAATGGTGATGGTGTTCACCTGGCCGCCCCTGCTGCTGGCCTGCGGTTTCTCGGCGCTGATTGGCATCGGGTTTGGTTTTTTTCCGGCGCGCACCGCAGCGCGCCTGCAGCCGGTGGAGGCGCTGGCGCGCGAATGA